One Lactobacillus sp. ESL0785 DNA window includes the following coding sequences:
- a CDS encoding zinc ribbon domain-containing protein, whose protein sequence is MTTCPNCGRTITANDEICPNCHFNLQKYRQTFFVKQNEVEQETQKNDQVSRKACWQEFYPEKQNTIIARMLTWIRVNSMIVFLVGILLLILMSFSRGLGWLSFFLLIIWLYFVCLRQDKIERYTVDRRLTEKVNHWGSHMFNQIEEHSERVQKTHAQVEPTSQAEQSATAPMTKKKHFGYLNLSILMMALISLVVLFTGSGAEVSDIAYAGKLSISRMVLSLAGQLFSSGSTVLQGILLCIFWALLIIFPLLIIYQTLQNTHQSQIWSFVLSLIETIFLIYLVFRLSSSARANTGVLHSLTSQLIMYAVSVGASTYFLILSSVMTTGLTAFNLFRKHS, encoded by the coding sequence ATGACTACTTGTCCAAACTGCGGCAGAACAATTACCGCTAACGACGAAATATGTCCTAATTGTCATTTTAATTTACAAAAATATCGGCAGACCTTTTTTGTAAAACAAAATGAAGTAGAACAAGAAACACAGAAAAATGATCAGGTCAGTCGCAAGGCTTGTTGGCAGGAATTTTATCCTGAAAAGCAAAATACAATTATTGCAAGAATGCTGACGTGGATTCGGGTTAATAGTATGATTGTCTTTTTAGTTGGGATTCTATTGTTAATTTTGATGAGCTTCTCACGTGGTTTAGGCTGGCTTAGCTTTTTCTTATTGATCATTTGGCTTTATTTTGTTTGTTTACGGCAAGATAAGATTGAGCGTTATACGGTTGATAGACGGTTAACTGAAAAAGTAAACCATTGGGGTTCACACATGTTTAATCAAATTGAAGAACACAGTGAGCGGGTGCAGAAGACACATGCACAAGTAGAACCAACATCGCAGGCTGAGCAAAGTGCAACTGCTCCAATGACTAAAAAAAAGCATTTCGGTTATTTAAACTTATCGATTTTGATGATGGCATTAATTAGTCTAGTAGTTTTGTTTACGGGTTCTGGTGCAGAAGTTTCCGATATTGCTTATGCAGGCAAGCTGTCGATTAGTCGGATGGTGCTTAGCTTAGCAGGGCAGTTATTTTCTTCAGGATCAACAGTGCTGCAAGGCATTCTGTTATGTATCTTTTGGGCGCTGCTAATTATTTTTCCACTGCTAATTATCTACCAAACGCTGCAAAACACTCATCAGAGTCAGATTTGGTCTTTTGTCTTATCATTAATCGAAACCATTTTTTTAATTTATCTTGTTTTTAGATTATCAAGTAGTGCGCGGGCTAATACAGGAGTTTTACATAGTCTGACAAGTCAATTAATAATGTACGCTGTTTCAGTTGGGGCATCAACTTACTTTTTGATTTTATCAAGTGTGATGACAACTGGGTTAACAGCCTTTAACTTATTTAGAAAACATTCTTAA
- a CDS encoding MMPL family transporter codes for MRKLLKNHVFSLIAWILILIISVVALPDITGLTRDHSNVSLPANVQSEVAQTIQNGWGSKQKNTYQMAVVFNKEKGKLTADDKQAVNNTIDNLKNHQDQYGIKQILGPEDNIATKKKLESKDGTTWIMQVNVAKKHAPINEVETQLTNAAKTAGIDTYVTGADALQNAFTNSIQEGIKKTELITVIFIFIVLVIVFKSPIVPLISLLTVGVSFITAFSIVTNLVAHNNFPFSNFTQVFMIIVLFGIGTDYNILLYDKFKEELGLGKNRYEAMKEAIKIAGKTILYSGSSILIGFTALSLAKFSIYQSAVGVAVGVAVLLVVLLTLNPFFMAVLGEKMFWPVKKFAGEHEDKLWHGISKGTLAHPIVYLLILAVVVTPFALMYSGHLNYDDTDEIANNVPAKAGLLVVEKHFSKGLAEPTTLYIKSNHRLDNEADLKLLDQLTRQLQASKNVAFVTSVTQPYGESIQQLYVNNQLNTVNDGVDQARTGLGKLSKASRKLTLGANQLANGTDQLQSGTSSLQGGASKLQSGSQQLASGLNQLNSQLSSSAQGAAVQQQNMQANLQKSYQHNLQKNIGRLPGLSQQQKAAAMQAAGAALEKSWASIASNTPNTSGQMGQLQSSVGGLAAASNQLSSGASTLNNGIGQLNSNTGKLSSGASQLASGTPKITSGVDGVNSGLGQGASYLTGLASSAAADTFYIPTEFIKSDTFQDSMKAYLSPNKKSAMLMIVFNVNPSSTKATRSVQDLSEMAQKTLQGTKLDKATVAMGGESSRISDIKQVANGDFIRTAAIMLVGIGIALILVTRSLLQPLYILGTLLIAYFCSLSISEWLVKLILGNSMLTWNTPFFSFIMLIALGVDYSIFLMTRYRALEDGSPSERILKACGIIGTVVVSAAIILGGTFAALIPSGIPTLIEVALAVIIGLIILIFIMPITLSAAVKLTYEGLHWKHKKKHVNN; via the coding sequence GTGCGAAAACTACTAAAAAATCATGTATTTTCATTAATTGCATGGATTTTAATTTTAATTATTTCTGTTGTCGCTTTGCCTGATATTACAGGACTAACACGTGACCATTCCAATGTTTCCTTACCTGCCAATGTTCAAAGTGAAGTTGCGCAAACAATCCAGAATGGCTGGGGTTCTAAACAAAAGAATACTTACCAAATGGCGGTTGTTTTTAACAAGGAAAAAGGTAAATTGACGGCGGATGACAAGCAAGCTGTCAACAATACCATTGATAATTTAAAGAATCATCAGGATCAATATGGAATTAAACAAATCTTAGGTCCTGAGGATAACATTGCAACTAAGAAAAAGCTGGAATCAAAAGATGGCACCACTTGGATCATGCAGGTTAATGTGGCTAAAAAGCATGCGCCAATTAATGAAGTGGAAACGCAATTAACCAACGCAGCTAAAACTGCAGGGATTGATACTTATGTTACTGGTGCTGATGCTTTACAGAATGCATTTACTAACTCAATTCAAGAGGGAATCAAGAAGACAGAGTTAATTACGGTCATCTTTATTTTCATTGTGTTAGTGATTGTCTTTAAGTCACCGATAGTACCGTTAATTTCATTATTAACTGTCGGTGTTTCCTTTATTACGGCGTTTTCAATTGTGACTAATTTAGTTGCACATAATAATTTTCCATTCTCTAACTTCACACAGGTCTTTATGATTATTGTCCTGTTCGGGATTGGTACAGATTACAATATTCTGTTATACGATAAATTTAAGGAAGAGTTGGGCCTAGGAAAGAACCGTTATGAAGCGATGAAAGAGGCTATCAAAATCGCGGGTAAAACGATTTTGTATTCAGGTTCATCAATTTTAATTGGTTTTACGGCCTTAAGTTTAGCTAAATTTTCGATTTACCAATCAGCTGTTGGCGTTGCCGTTGGTGTAGCTGTCTTATTAGTAGTCTTGCTAACGTTGAATCCATTCTTTATGGCTGTTTTAGGTGAAAAAATGTTCTGGCCAGTCAAGAAGTTTGCTGGTGAACATGAAGATAAATTGTGGCATGGTATTTCTAAGGGTACATTAGCGCACCCAATTGTTTATCTGTTGATTTTGGCGGTTGTTGTAACACCGTTTGCGTTAATGTATTCAGGTCATTTGAATTATGATGATACTGATGAAATTGCCAACAATGTTCCAGCTAAGGCCGGTTTGTTAGTGGTTGAGAAGCACTTTTCAAAGGGCTTGGCTGAACCAACAACTTTGTACATTAAAAGTAACCATCGGCTTGACAACGAAGCTGATTTAAAATTATTGGATCAATTGACAAGACAATTGCAGGCTTCTAAGAATGTTGCTTTTGTAACTTCTGTAACGCAGCCGTATGGTGAAAGTATTCAACAATTATATGTTAATAATCAATTGAATACAGTGAATGATGGTGTCGACCAAGCCCGGACTGGTTTGGGTAAATTAAGTAAGGCCAGCAGGAAATTAACACTTGGTGCTAATCAATTAGCTAATGGAACTGACCAGCTGCAAAGTGGAACCAGCAGCCTGCAAGGCGGCGCAAGTAAATTGCAAAGCGGTAGTCAGCAGCTTGCTTCAGGGTTGAACCAATTAAACTCGCAACTTTCATCTAGTGCGCAGGGAGCAGCTGTGCAACAGCAGAACATGCAGGCTAACTTACAAAAGAGTTACCAACATAACCTGCAAAAGAACATTGGTAGGTTGCCAGGTTTATCACAACAACAAAAAGCAGCAGCAATGCAAGCAGCTGGTGCGGCGTTGGAAAAATCGTGGGCAAGTATTGCCTCTAATACGCCTAATACATCAGGTCAAATGGGACAATTACAATCTAGTGTTGGCGGGTTGGCCGCGGCATCTAACCAATTAAGTTCAGGTGCTTCAACTTTAAATAATGGTATTGGTCAACTTAATTCTAATACAGGTAAGTTAAGTTCAGGTGCTAGTCAGTTAGCTAGTGGCACGCCAAAAATAACTTCTGGTGTTGATGGCGTTAATAGCGGCTTGGGTCAAGGAGCATCATATTTGACTGGCTTAGCTAGTTCAGCTGCAGCTGATACTTTCTATATTCCAACCGAATTTATCAAGTCAGATACTTTTCAAGATTCTATGAAAGCTTACCTTAGTCCTAACAAGAAGTCAGCTATGCTGATGATTGTCTTTAACGTTAATCCAAGCAGTACCAAGGCAACTCGCAGTGTGCAAGATCTTAGTGAAATGGCACAAAAGACATTGCAAGGTACTAAGTTAGATAAGGCAACTGTTGCTATGGGTGGTGAAAGTTCTAGAATTTCTGACATTAAGCAAGTTGCTAATGGTGACTTTATTAGAACTGCTGCAATTATGTTAGTTGGTATTGGAATTGCCTTAATTTTGGTGACAAGATCATTATTGCAACCACTATATATTTTAGGAACATTGTTGATTGCTTACTTCTGTTCATTATCGATTAGTGAATGGCTGGTTAAATTAATTTTAGGCAATAGCATGTTAACTTGGAATACACCATTCTTTAGCTTCATCATGTTGATTGCTCTAGGTGTTGATTATAGTATCTTCCTTATGACGCGGTATCGTGCACTTGAGGACGGTAGTCCGAGTGAGCGTATCTTGAAAGCTTGTGGGATTATTGGAACTGTTGTTGTTTCGGCAGCAATTATTCTCGGCGGTACTTTCGCAGCATTAATTCCTTCAGGCATTCCAACCTTAATTGAAGTTGCTTTGGCTGTAATTATTGGCTTAATCATTTTAATCTTTATTATGCCAATTACTTTGTCAGCCGCAGTTAAACTGACGTATGAGGGTTTGCATTGGAAGCACAAGAAGAAGCATGTAAATAATTAA